From a single Bacteroidales bacterium genomic region:
- a CDS encoding type IX secretion system membrane protein PorP/SprF — protein sequence MSVTDAIVRKKVLILLPEILLLLLHMKKGLVQLIIIVIFMLSGVIVSKAQDPGFSQFYGNPVYLNPALSGNKICPRLTLNYRNQWPSIPASFVTYAASYDQYVDFLSGGVAVMVVSDQAGDGMLTNNSFSGVYSYRLDLSRHIVMNAGLQATYHQITIDWDKFIFADQLVGGTASDEPRPASLSKTFPDFSAGLIFGYRESVYLGLAAHHLTQPDNGFYPNSGSRQEMKITAHAGAIFNLVPYASFEEQKYLPSLSPNILYMQQGEFRQMNVGTYLNLYPFVGGLWFRYNFDNPDAAIALLGFEHRQFKIGYTYDYTVSRLSNATGGAHEISVAWQFACRERTEKIKAIKCPTF from the coding sequence ATGTCTGTAACAGATGCTATTGTGAGGAAAAAAGTATTAATATTGTTGCCTGAAATTCTTTTGTTACTCCTGCACATGAAAAAAGGTCTTGTACAATTAATAATTATTGTCATCTTCATGCTCAGTGGGGTTATTGTGTCTAAAGCACAAGATCCCGGATTTTCACAATTTTATGGCAACCCGGTTTATCTTAACCCCGCACTTTCAGGGAACAAAATCTGCCCACGCTTAACATTGAATTATCGCAACCAATGGCCATCCATCCCGGCAAGTTTTGTTACTTATGCAGCTTCGTACGATCAATACGTTGATTTTTTGAGTGGGGGAGTCGCAGTAATGGTTGTTTCAGATCAGGCAGGTGATGGTATGCTTACAAACAATTCATTCAGTGGTGTTTATTCTTACCGGCTTGATTTATCAAGACATATTGTAATGAACGCAGGCTTACAGGCCACTTATCATCAAATTACGATTGACTGGGACAAATTTATATTTGCCGACCAACTTGTTGGCGGCACAGCAAGTGATGAACCAAGGCCCGCCAGTCTTAGCAAAACTTTCCCCGACTTTTCAGCAGGGCTTATCTTCGGATATCGCGAAAGTGTTTACCTGGGTTTGGCGGCACATCACCTTACGCAGCCCGACAATGGCTTTTACCCAAATTCAGGAAGCCGGCAGGAAATGAAGATAACAGCACATGCAGGGGCAATATTCAACCTGGTCCCCTATGCATCTTTTGAAGAACAAAAATATTTACCCTCTTTATCGCCTAACATCCTTTATATGCAGCAAGGCGAATTCCGCCAAATGAACGTGGGCACTTACCTCAACCTTTATCCTTTTGTAGGCGGATTATGGTTCAGGTATAATTTCGACAACCCCGATGCTGCTATTGCTTTATTGGGATTTGAACACAGGCAGTTCAAAATTGGTTATACATATGATTATACCGTATCGCGGCTTTCGAACGCCACTGGCGGTGCACACGAAATCTCTGTAGCCTGGCAATTTGCCTGCCGTGAAAGAACAGAAAAGATCAAAGCAATAAAATGTCCCACTTTTTAG